The Drosophila innubila isolate TH190305 chromosome 2R unlocalized genomic scaffold, UK_Dinn_1.0 1_C_2R, whole genome shotgun sequence DNA window tttttttttttattgtttttgtcttatatttatttcgataaTTAGGCTAGCTGGATCAGGAATGAAAATAATGATCGATGCGATAACTATTTCTAACAtacttatactatatatttactatatgcAACTAtgcagaagcaacagcaatatcattatcaatgtgcaattgttataaatgtctcagtgtttttcttttatttataatcgaTGTGTTTCAATGTCAAATTCTATTCAAAGCGATCGGTATGTGAAGCAAGCGGatgcaaaatataatttaataatattcaactttgatttattaagTGTGCTTTTTAAATGCTACTTAACTCTTCAAATTGCTTTATGGTTAATCATCAAAAGACAAAATCCATAACAGAAAGAACGGGAAATGATaactaatcaaaataataatacttatattGAAATCTaagtatattcaattttaattcacGAAAGCGTCAACAAGAGCTACATAAAATCGCtaaaatatatgcacatatatgtatataaatatatatatactacaaTATTATTGTCCAggatatgaaaataatatgcaaatatatatatatatgaatatattcgtatacatgtgtgtgtataagaaAAGTATCTGTATATTTTCGCAATTGAATTTACGCttacaatatacataaataaagaaaaataaaaataataaatgtgaGGCATATGAAAAAGTCGAATAACCAATGAAACTGCAATGCATAATACAACATACATACTATAAAAGATCCAAATGAGTTATAAACAGTGAGAACACATTAATTGTATGCAAAATGGAGGCAAAGATTGATgtgaaaatttaagtttattgaaattacAGTTTcttaattaccaaaaaaaaaaaaacaaataaaaataaaaaacaagagatctgttgtgttttatttaactaCTAAGTAATTGTTTAGAACGCTTTGACAACATTTGAAGTACacttagtcaagtaattgttttgataaacttacacattttattttacacaaaAAACCCTTTCTTATCGCTTGTTGATAAATCCTTTagaatgaattatttttaagaatacaaaTCAAAAACGCGAATAAGTTcgttgtcaaaacaattatttaacagAATGTATACATAGATTCGTGTTATAAGCAAAACATGTcagaaatttacaaatatataggtaaatcaaaagttttcaaaactCCCTGACAGGCCTTTTAACAAAATAcaccaaaattttgaatttcactTATTTGGTATGTATTCAAACAAAGTTCGCTCTTTTACCAAACTAACAACAAGGTATGGCCGATCAATGAACACTTATCAACTgtcgaaaatatgaaaaaatctAAAACTACCCCATAGCTTGATTCGACTGCCAGAATTGGTGCCAAAGTAtcaattttcaagttttaatcGTTATTATTCCAAAGCTTGTAAGTACTATGGTGGCTTTACCGCACCCGTAAGTGAGGTGAGTAATATATAGCTTTTAGTTATATCTCTAGGAACACagatattttattatgatCCGCAGCGTTCAGATGCTCAAAAGCAACGCAAGCAAAAACCAATTATTGACTGTCAAGGATCGTTGGTAGAAAAGTGGAAGTATTTTAAAACACAATTGACAAACTTTGAGGATCCATTAAAGAAATACGACCATTTAATGAGCTTGCGCGATCAGGATTTAGATTTGTATTACCATTTCCTGCGCGACTACACAGGAGAGGTTTTGGCCATTCTCTATGCAGTTGACGGAGTAATTCGAAATTTCGAACGATTTGAAATACACCTGCCAAATATGTAAGTATTGGTCTTTTACATAGTAAAGTATTCACATAAGTGTATCTATTTCACAAACTTTTAGGCCAACTCTGATGAAGCAACGTAAAAAACGTCCGGCTAAGCCATTAGACATTGCCAATGCCGTAGAATATTTACGTAAGCGCATCAATGACCTAAGGAAAGCAAACTCCAAAAATGAAGGAGGATCAGGTTCCAAGTCCAAATctgaagaaaaaataaatccaaTCAAATGGATAAAAAAACGCTTTATGCTAACACCAAATACATGCTGTATGGCATATTTGAAGACCAACAACCTCAAGTGAAAGAAGAGTTCGGAAACCTGTTTTACTATCTGTACTTAATTCAATCTGtatcaattatatatttgagcttacccaaataaaataaaaaaaatatattaactagAGCTACGCCCATCTGATAAGGAtttcatataataaaatggcgaaaaaaattactgaaatattaattatatataactttTGTATGTTGTGAATTCTGTTATTAATTGCGACCGATAGGTTTGTACACGTAAATATGTACTTTCAGGTAAAGGTTCAGTGGAGatatatttaacttatatatgtatatcccCAACATAAAGAACAAGTTATAACGGAGTgggcttttgctttttaaccCAAGTCTTTAAAAAACTATGCTCTGAGCTAGGCAGTGTTTTTTACATCAaagtataaaatgaaaattttgataGTTTACTAAATTGGTATGTATCCAAGCAAATTTCgagtatttacaaaattatttggaAGGTTGGTATGAGTATATGTCAATCAGGAGTTATTGGTATGAAGTATCATTGTATGTTTTCCTTAGTATATTTCAAACACAGGATTTGCTGCCAAAGTATCAATATTGTCAAATAAATCGATGTTTCTCGAAAGCTTGTAAGTCCTTGAATGGGGTAAAATCTGTATACTTTAAAGAGGTAGGGAATTAATTATCGTAAAATgttactaattttaaaataatactctTTGAACCAGCACCAAAATTCACAATGGAGTCGCAAgagaatcaaatttatagaTAGTCAACTTGGTTTGACTAAAACGCTAACTTTAATTGACGAACAATTAGGAAACTGTAAGGATCCCGTTCAAAAATATGACTACTTAATGTCCTTACGAGAAAACcacttaaatttgtattatcgTTATTTGTGTGGAAATTCCGTTGAATTGTTTTCCGTGCTCTGTGCTGTCCATGGAATTGTTCacaaatttggtcaaatgGATAGTATATTTCAAAGGAGGTAAGTCCccatttcaataaaagtgaGTTTATCTATTCATTGTATTATTGTACACTAAAGTTCAAGAGAAGAGTGTCAAGCGTGTGATTGCGATCAACTAGAGAAATTAGAAACTGTGACGAACTTACGTAAGCTTATCCGAGATATTAACAAAATCACTGTCAATCTGTCAGAGACAAAAGACTCCCCATTGGTCGGTCACGATGATTTCTGTGAAAATTGCGGATCTTTGCGGAATTTTGAAGATTTTGACTACACAAATCAGCGAAATGTAAAAAAGTTTGATAAGGAgccacaataaatataaaattaataattcgaATTTGCAGTTGACGCTAACGAGCTGTGACAAAAATACATTAGAAGTAGATGAGAGTACTCGAAAAAAACGtgaaaaggaaataaaagaattaCGAAACTGTCTGCACTGTTTTCAAGACATTATTGACTACGTGAGGCCATACCGCAGACCATATGTAAGTTTGAAACGCACCCAAATATAGAGATACAGTAGCTCATTACattacaacatttaaattaatttatgctttAATGGGAAgaagattaaaataatatttaaacacaGATTTGCTTATAAATCTTTAAACttgagcaaaatattttaattctactttttatatatgttatagCTGAATAAGGCAATAAATCCAAGTCATACTAAAAATTTAGTGgataaaatatgattaaaatcactgtatagtatatatgcaAGCATTGTTCGAGTTTCAAACTGTTAACGGCTACACACTCACGTAGACTGCTGAGAAAAAGTTTGCTTTGCGCATGCAAAAAGCTCGCGAGCgtgaaagcgagagagagagagagagagagcttttATTCGCTAGGCGCGCACAGCTGTTGCACAGCTGTCAGTATGACACTCACAGTCAGTTGTGGTTGTGTGGGGTAAACAAAAAGAGTCCAATAGGGTAATCTCGCCCATTTTCGCCCACATTTTCGACTTATTGATAGCCGAATTCGTACGCTTcttgtatattattataaacatattaattaaacgtattatgaataattaaacCGCGTGTAATACAATTGAATCGGAGACGCTGTAAGGTGGCGATACAACACCATACAACCAGTTCATTGCATCAGTGTCGTTGCGTCGGTAGTTGCGCTTAGCGAAAAGCGTTTGCTGCGTTTAAAGGTCACCTTGAAACGTCAAAACCAAAACTTCTGTGCTCGACCGCCGCGCTCGCGTTGCCAGTTACTGAAAATCGTCTCGCAGGCAAAAACCACAGCCGCGGCAACATAATTTCTCCGTCATTTATTTGGACAACTTGTCTTGGCTTCCTCGAAGCTCCTCCAGTGCTGTGCTCTTCTTATGCTTAAGTGAATCATTCACTAATTATTCGGTTCAATAGTGAGacgcgtctgtgtgtgttaatttaataataaacccAACTGCTTAACCATCTACTactacaaatacatatatagttaaaAGGATTATAGTTCAAAATGAATAGTGATATTAATCAACGTTTCCTGGCACGCGGCTCGCAGCGTGACAAGGGATTGGCCGTCTTCACCAGCGGCGGAGACTCGCAAGGCATGAATGCGGCTGTGAGAGCCTGTGTCCGTATGGCCATCTATTTGGGATGCAAGGTAAGTGGTGACCTCTGCCAAGTGCTTTCATTCAGATGTATACATATTAACATATTGCACTTTATTGACATAATGAATCAAGAAGATGCGTTCTTATCGGTCAGGCATTGAACCCACCCAATATACTCTGTATATTCagatgtaaatatgtatttagctgtaattaaattgagaataattcaaaaattgtttaatacataaagtaattaaaaattaggtTGCTCTTTTGGTGTCAAGTGCCGTTAGATAAcgaaagaaatatttaaataaaataaaagcgcCTCACATCTACCTcccaacacacgcacacaatcaatttgtatctgtgtgtgcgtgcattTGACATTGAGTTTATTTCGGGCAACTTACAGAGACGATCACACAGAAATATCTGAGAAAATGCGgttattgtttaaaaagtaaattatttacatactgTTTGCATTAACTGCCAAACTTAACgaaagtattattattataattagttttttatttaacactcTTACTTAGTCATGAGGTGTGTAACGCAATATTATGACTCTAtgaactatatatattaataggGGAATAACATGGTAGTAGGTTTCTATTGAAAACATAATTTGGCATGGATATTTTGTCATATAaggcaaatttaaatacttggtaaatgaaaaattaattggaaaattaaattcttaacaaAAATTCCATTAAACTTGAGCGAGTTAAAGTGAAATCGATTATCTTTTATGGCAACAATTGAGAAGGGTATTTAAGCGTCACCATCCAGAATTGTTTCTTGTatccaaatttaaataattgaaataaattgcacaaaattgtatgatttttatttttgcaatgaATTTGAATTGTCGCGAGGCTGCTTTCTCAATGTCACTCTTATTTTCTTTCCATCAATTATGGTTTTATAAGCGTGTCCTTAGTTAGGGTTCTTTAAAGCGAttatgtacgagtatttggATCATTCAGTGGCGAACTggaatgcaaatatttattcgatatcatttaaaagtttttctttccCCAGTTAAAatagaattgaattaaataaattaatttccatcAATTCTCTAAATTAATAGTACCACCTTTTGCCATGTCTCACTTTGATCTTTGGCTTTTCAATAAACTCTTAATTTGATCAGAAAATGAATgtgcatatataaaattagaatATGCCATTAAAGTTTATATGTGatttttatacaaacaaattaactGTGTATTATAGGGAGTATCTGGTTATATTTGACGCGTGTTTGCTATTGTATATCTCAAGTACAAATGACTCAACACGATCCTCCAAAAAAAATGCCGTCATAACATTCGTAAggaatttctatatatagaaTAAGATACACATAACAAGCATTGCAattgatatatacatatttgagcttttattacttttgaAATCAAACAGTTAACTTGACAACCACTACCCCGTTTCTCATtcacttatttataattattgattagcgttatcataaataaatccTTATAAGTGTAGATAATCATAATAAACTATTAAGCAGGCGGTAATTGGTGGTATCACATGTCAATAAATTGATACATTATCCATAAATAATCatattgtttataaacaaaaatatgtataaaattaggATGGTGTTTCGATAACTATTTCATCCAGTTATTTATCATTGAAACCAGGTGTATTTCATCCGGGAAGGCTATCAGGGTATGGTCGATGGTGGTGATTGTATTCAGGAGGCTTCATGGGCCTCAGTATCATCGATCATCCATCGTGGTGGCACCATCATTGGCTCCGCTCGTTGCCAGGACTTCCGTGAGCGTGCAGGCCGTCTTAAGGCCGCCAACAATCTGATCCAGCGTGGCATTACCAATCTGGTGGTGATTGGCGGTGATGGTTCGCTGACTGGTGCCAATCTGTTCCGTCAGGAATGGTCCAGCCTGTTGGATGAGCTGCAGAAGAATAACACCATTACTGTGGAGCAGAAGGAAAAGTTCAATGTGTTGCACATTGTTGGCTTGGTAAGTTgatcatttaatattattggcattatatatttgaaataaatttatgatataTATTTCAGGTGGGCTCCATTGATAACGATTTCTGTGGCACGGACATGACCATTGGTACCGATACGGCCCTCCACCGGATTATTGAGGCCATTGATGCCATCGCTAGCACGGCGTACTCTCATCAGCGTACCTTCATTATGGAGGTCATGGGTCGTCACTGTGGGTAAGTTGATTGTGGtcgaattaattttctttgataGCCTGATGATAGTCTGTGATGTAACTACTTCAAAACTGTTAGTTTTGCCAATTGTGAAATTGATATGTAACGGCAAAGTTAAATACCTTTAATACCTACAGTTATTTAGCTGTTATAGCTGGCATTATATCTGAGGCAGATTATGTCTTTCTCCCAGAGAACCCACCGCCAACAGATTGGCCCGATCATATGGTTAAAAAACTGGAACAGGCAAGCACTCAGATCAATCTGTGTATCATACATACATCAAAAACGTGTATGTCTGTGCTGACAGCTTGAATCTCTATATTTGTTGACTAGAATCAAAGCATTTGATGTTATCCCGTTCTACTCTCTGacaaacatttcaatataCTCGAATAAGATTTACAGATTAGGAAATAATTGCAGTTTGATCATTGTAAGGAAGAGAAAACTGTTTTCGATTTGGTTTATTGAAACTCtctctgtttttatttgtacgAATCGTATTCTTTATCCTTTGGCTTAGATCTTCCTTTGTTTGTCAACATTTTGTACCTCTCGTACTAACTATCGTATTTGTTTCGATCTCTTCCCCTTTAATGTATCTGCCTATACAGTCCCATCGATTTGCTAGTAACATGCCCTATATGTATTAACCATGTATAACCCATAAAACTACTACATATTTTTACAGTTATTTAGCGCTGGTTGGCGGCTTGGCAAGCGAAGctgatttcatatttataccAGAAATGCCACCAAAAACCGATTGGCCAGATAGGCTTTGCACTCAATTAGCTCAGGCAAGAAGTGAACATTTAACTCTCTCTCTTAATCTGAATCTCATTGCTTTTAGTTGTGCATTTCTTTAGAGATTATAAAACACAACACTAGCAAaaaaatacatgtttaaaGAAAGCAATtccatttacacacacattcatacgCAATTAGGCACCAATCAGACAgcatttagtaattttataatacgCATAAGTATTGTGCATTATTTCTTCAAACTTTGCAATATTTCTTTCGGTATTGCTTGAAATGTGATTGATATGATTACAGATTTGGTTTCTCATATACGATAATTTATCTTcagtattattaatttttttttaacaatcaTCAATAATTCCTCGTTCCGATTCGAATGTATGATCCTTTCCTTCCAGCAATATCCCTTTATCCCTAAcataatgtaaataataaatatcaaataacaGTTCATCTCATATGCATTGTTTCTctgtgttttattatttttgtttttagctacTTAGCCATTTCAGCAGCTATTGCTACAGAAGCTGATTTTATGTTAATACCCGAAGAGCCCGTTCCAGTTAACTGGCAGGAGACTCTATGCAAAAAACTCATTCAGGTCAGCGGAATGTTCAGGTTTTTAGTAAACTCTCTGCGGTGTTATTGTTTCCTATTATTCTTACTCTCGTGATCGTATCTATATTCGATTACGTGTATtccatttcaatattaaattcaaaatctaACATTTTCAAACTAATCGTGCGTTTTGACAGATGTTCCATGAAAGCAACTGCAGCTTTTTGTCAAAAACGTTCTAGCACAAAACTAATTGGCTATTAAATTGGCTTTTATTGGGTAAAATTGTAGTTAAGGCTTAATGTTCCAGGGCAAAATTCAATTGCCTTGAATTCAATATTATATTCTAATGTACATACTTAGCGTACATAGCTCTAAaagtaaactaattttttgcttttgtttattatcgCTTTACACTTTCATACTTTCACTTTGTATGCTAACCATATAAATGATACCTTCATATAGTGCTATATCTGTTCTGTCTTTTTGTGTAATTGTCATCGCTTTAATTACCATTCTATGTGCACTTACACGTAAATCACTGATTAGTATCtataaattatgttattaGAATTggtattaataaatgtttgcaATTATGTCAAATAAACTAATATAGGAGCGTTCAGCTGGCCAACGTCTGAACATTGTCATAGTCGCAGAGGGTGCCATGGATCGCGAGGGTCAGCCCATTACCGCCGAGGATGTGAGGAAGGTTATTGATGAGCGTCTCAAGCACGACGCTCGTATCACTGTTCTGGGTCATGTGCAGCGTGGTGGTAACCCTAGCGCTTTCGATCGTATTTTggtaagttattaaaaattgtagttAAAAAGTACTAGGAATGTATTAAGAGAAGCGTGCTTAACAGGCAGCAGGAGAGTGaacattttcttattaattcgGATTCCTCAGGGTTACTATTCGATGAACCATTGATTTAATTGTTGCGCAGTGgacttgaatttaaaaataaatcttaaattttagaggatcaagaaaaattagtttcatatattattactaaatatttgtgtatttttcgCCAATTTTTGAGGGAgcgtaatcattataagttttttttttaaaaatcactatttaatgatttttacgatttttttcatcgattatcattatttttgatcaaaaaataaaactcaaaaataatgattataaatgatttttttcgcttaaaataaaactcgaCAATAGTTTATGGCTTTTGTGTAAAACTTTTCGACATGTGATGTATCATATGAAGGGTATTAAATcattgatcaagaatatataatcATATCGGCGAAAAGTTTAGCACAGAAGCCATAAactattgttgagttttattttgagcgaaaaaaaataaaaaaacatttataatcattatttttgagttttttttttttttgtcaaaaataatcatttttattgagtatcaaaataaatgattatcGAGTGATTTTTACGGTCCCTGCAATtttgatatacatttttttttttaataattccaTTTTCGTTTGTATAAGCACCTAGATCTCGAAGACTacaagagctagagacaccaaatttgTTTGTAGGTTCCTGAATAACCTATGGCTTGCAGAGTGTGTTTATGtcttatttacaaataaagtaTGGGGTCTACTCCGGTCGGTCTTTCTAGGGGGTCTTTATTGCAGCCTTTCTTACTAGTTAACTTCGTTCTTTTATCCGAtttctcaatttaaatatctttttactTTGTAACAGGCCTGTCGCATGGGCGCTGAAGCTACTCTTGCCCTGATGGAGGCTACGCCAGACTCGGTTCCCGTGGTTATATCACTGGACGGCAACCAGACGGTGCGTGTGCCTCTTATGGAGTGCGTTGAACGCACCCAGGCTGTGGCAAAGGCCATGAAGGAGAGACGTTGGGCCGACGCTGTTAAGCTTCGCGGTCGTTCCTTTGAGCGCAATCTGGAGACCTATAAGATGTTGACCCGCTTGAAGCCACCCAAGGAATGCTTTGACACCCAAGGCAAGCCCATTGAGGGCTTCAGGCTAGCGGTGATGCACATCGGTGCCCCAGCCTGTGGCATGAACGCAGCGGTACGCAGCTTTGTTCGCAATGCGATTTATCGTGGCGATGTTGTCTATGGAATCAACGATGGTGTCGAGGGTCTTATTGCTGGCAACGTTCGCGAGCTGGGATGGTGTGTATATCGCCTGTTGAGATGCGCTCCAGGATTaactttataatttgattttttaaggtCGGATGTGTCTGGTTGGGTTGGCCAGGGCGGTGCTTATCTGGGCACCAAGCGCACGCTTCCCGAGGGTAAATTCAAGGAGATCGCTGCACGTCTCAAGGAGTTCAAGATTCAGGGTCTGCTTATCATTGGAGGATTCGAGAGTTATCATGCCGCTGGACAAATCTCTGATCAGCGCGACAATTATCCAGAGTTTTGCATACCTATTGTGGTTGTTCCAGCCACCATCTCCAACAACGTGCCCGGCACTGAATTCTCGCTCGGCTGTGACACTGGTCTCAACGAGATTACCGAGATTTGCGACCGCATTCGTCAATCGGCCCAGGGCACGAAACGCCGTGTGTTCGTCATTGAAACAATGGGTGGATATTGCGGTTATTTGGCCACACTTGCCGGCTTGGCCGGTG harbors:
- the LOC117784406 gene encoding uncharacterized protein LOC117784406 is translated as MYSNKVRSFTKLTTSLIRLPELVPKYQFSSFNRYYSKACKYYGGFTAPVSERSDAQKQRKQKPIIDCQGSLVEKWKYFKTQLTNFEDPLKKYDHLMSLRDQDLDLYYHFLRDYTGEVLAILYAVDGVIRNFERFEIHLPNMPTLMKQRKKRPAKPLDIANAVEYLRKRINDLRKANSKNEGGSGSKSKSEEKINPIKWIKKRFMLTPNTCCMAYLKTNNLK